From Nerophis lumbriciformis linkage group LG09, RoL_Nlum_v2.1, whole genome shotgun sequence, one genomic window encodes:
- the pcdh1a gene encoding protocadherin-1 isoform X2, protein MEQNLLVMLFWLLVLLSGSAVGSILYRVQEEQPPNTLIGSLAADQGLPDSGHLYKLEVGAPYLRVDGKTGDIFTTEIPIDRETLRDCRLLVKGKPCYLEFEVSVTDLIQNQSPRLIEGRIEVQDINDNTPQFPSSVLTISVPENTIMGALFSIPLATDRDSDRNGVSDYALTAGPDAATLFGLQVADDRGGKLPQLIVLGNLDRELKDSYDLTIKAVDGGNPQRYSSALLRVVVTDANDNAPKFEKSTYEAEVLENSPVGHSVLQVKANDSDMGPNGEIEYTLHQAGDPVPKLLRIDRSTGVIYVKGSLDREEIDSLSFYVVARDKGPQPKSSKTFVTIEVIDQNDNAPAVEIRGIGLVTHSEGVANISEDMPVGTAVALVQVSDKDEGENAVVTCVVAGDVPFQLRPISDSSSDNKRKYFLQTTTPLDYERVKDYRVEIVAVDSGNPALSSTNSLKVQVTDVNDNSPVFSPSLFEVEFAEENQPGEKVLDVIASDADSGTNAELLYSIVADTSIKGLFEIDQNTGTVKARNPLDREHKEHYEFRVAATDKGSPVHKGTASVIIRVLDRNDNDPKFMLSGYSFSVLENMPPLSPVGMVTVMDVDKGENALVQLSVEPDGGKFVVQNGTGTILSSISFDREKESSYTFRLKAVDGGQPPRSSYVGVTINVLDENDNDPVITKPSNSSFTRLSPRASPDSHVEIVEAEDLDSGPNADLVFSIAGGNPYQLFRISPSSGEITLAKEMAPKYGGLHRLVVKVSDRGKPARHATALVHIYVNETISNVSLVEALVGHSLYTPLDRDIAGDPDSGYAAQRSNILFGSLAGVAGVVMLILVVVFIRHRIQRETKSGYQAGKKETKDLYAPKQAPKNAKGKRGRKGKPQKSPKPLGEEEEVSLQKSLKFNLDAVNDSPRIHLPLTYSPESPDIGRHYRSNSPLPSIQLQAQSPSGSQKHQAVQDLPATNTFVGTGGDDNSTGSDQYSDYSYKNSQPKYNKQHPHRRVTFSTTNPVQDLQDASQHSYYDSGLEESETPSSKSSSGPRIGPLTLPEDHYERTTPDGSIGENEHPENASIQTASSSSTFAAKRQTQHVDPG, encoded by the exons ATGGAACAAAATTTACTCGTGATGCTGTTTTGGCTCCTGGTTCTGCTCTCCGGCTCTGCTGTGGGCAGCATCCTGTACAGAGTTCAGGAAGAGCAGCCCCCTAACACTCTTATTGGAAGTCTGGCAGCAGACCAGGGGCTGCCAGACTCAGGTCATCTGTACAAGCTGGAGGTGGGTGCCCCTTATCTACGTGTTGACGGAAAGACTGGAGATATTTTCACCACTGAGATTCCTATCGACAGAGAGACATTAAGAGACTGCCGGTTGCTTGTTAAGGGTAAACCCTGCTACCTGGAATTTGAAGTATCAGTGACAGATCTGATACAGAATCAGAGCCCGAGACTCATTGAAGGACGTATCGAAGTACAGGACATCAATGACAACACCCCCCAGTTCCCGTCTTCTGTGCTCACCATCTCTGTACCTGAGAACACGATCATGGGGGCCCTGTTCTCCATACCTCTAGCTACTGACAGGGACTCAGACAGGAATGGGGTGAGTGATTATGCCCTCACTGCGGGACCAGATGCGGCAACGTTATTTGGCTTACAAGTGGCTGATGACAGGGGTGGCAAGCTCCCACAGCTTATTGTTTTGGGCAACTTAGATCGTGAGTTAAAGGATTCCTATGACCTCACCATCAAAGCAGTAGATGGAGGCAACCCACAACGCTACAGCAGTGCTTTGCTGAGAGTTGTCGTCACTGATGCAAATGACAATGCACCGAAGTTTGAAAAATCTACCTATGAAGCAGAAGTGTTGGAGAATAGTCCGGTGGGCCACTCTGTGCTGCAG GTTAAAGCAAATGACTCAGACATGGGCCCCAATGGAGAAATTGAATACACACTTCATCAAGCAGGAGACCCTGTGCCAAAACTCTTACGAATCGATCGGTCAACAGGTGTCATCTATGTCAAAGGGTCACTGGATCGAGAGGAAATTGACAGCTTGTCCTTCTATGTGGTGGCAAGGGATAAGGGTCCGCAACCTAAGAGTTCAAAAACCTTTGTGACCATCGAGGTGATTGACCAAAACGACAATGCTCCAGCTGTGGAGATACGTGGAATTGGACTTGTCACTCACAGTGAAGGGGTGGCTAACATTTCAGAAGACATGCCAGTGGGAACAGCAGTTGCTTTGGTGCAAGTGTCCGACAAGGATGAGGGAGAGAATGCTGTGGTCACATGTGTGGTTGCGGGGGATGTGCCCTTCCAGCTCCGCCCTATCAGTGACTCATCCAGTGACAACAAGAGAAAGTATTTTTTACAAACCACCACTCCTCTTGATTATGAAAGGGTGAAGGATTATCGAGTGGAGATTGTGGCTGTTGATTCTGGAAATCCTGCACTCTCTAGTACCAACTCATTGAAGGTGCAGGTGACTGATGTGAATGATAACTCTCCAGTattctccccatccttgtttgaagTAGAGTTTGCCGAAGAAAACCAACCTGGAGAAAAAGTTTTGGATGTCATTGCTTCAGATGCAGACAGCGGCACAAATGCCGAACTCCTCTATAGTATTGTGGCAGACACATCAATCAAGGGTCTGTTTGAGATTGATCAAAATACAGGTACAGTCAAAGCTCGGAACCCACTTGACCGTGAACACAAAGAACACTATGAGTTCCGGGTCGCTGCAACTGATAAAGGGTCGCCTGTGCATAAAGGAACGGCAAGTGTTATAATAAGAGTCCTTGACCGCAATGACAACGACCCAAAATTCATGCTTAGCGGCTATAGCTTCTCAGTTTTAGAAAACATGCCTCCCCTCAGCCCAGTTGGCATGGTAACTGTCATGGATGTAGATAAGGGTGAGAATGCTCTTGTTCAGCTCTCTGTGGAGCCTGATGGAGGGAAATTTGTTGTCCAAAATGGAACTGGCACTATCTTATCAAGCATTTCATTTGACAGAGAAAAAGAAAGCAGCTACACTTTCCGTCTAAAAGCAGTGGATGGAGGGCAGCCACCTCGGTCCTCTTATGTGGGCGTTACCATCAATGTACTGGATGAAAATGACAATGACCCTGTGATCACAAAGCCCTCCAATTCCTCCTTCACGCGTTTGTCACCACGAGCATCCCCAGATAGCCATGTGGAGATAGTGGAAGCTGAAGATCTGGACAGTGGGCCCAATGCAGATCTGGTATTCAGCATTGCAGGTGGAAACCCTTACCAGTTATTTCGCATCTCCCCATCCAGTGGAGAAATTACACTAGCAAAGGAGATGGCTCCAAAATATGGTGGACTACATCGCCTGGTGGTAAAAGTGAGTGACAGGGGAAAGCCTGCACGTCATGCCACTGCTTTGGTCCATATCTATGTCAATGAAACCATTTCAAATGTCAGCTTAGTGGAGGCACTCGTTGGACACAGTCTTTACACTCCACTTGACAGGGATATAGCTGGTGATCCGGACAGTGGTTATGCTGCACAACGCAGCAATATCTTGTTTGGAAGCCTGGCTGGTGTAGCAGGTGTTGTTATGCTCATCTTGGTGGTGGTTTTTATTCGACACCGCATCCAGAGAGAAACAAAGAGTGGATATCAAGCCGGCAAAAAGGAAACAAAGGACTTATATGCACCCAAACAGGCACCAAAAAATGCCAAAGGTAAACGAGGTAGAAAAGGAAAACCTCAGAAATCTCCAAAACCACTTGGGGAAGAAGAGGAGGTCAGCCTTCAAAAAAGTCTCAAGTTCAACCTTGATGCAGTCAATGATAGCCCGAGGATACATCTACCCTTAACTTACTCACCAGAAAGCCCTGATATAGGCAGGCACTACCGCTCCAACTCCCCCTTGCCCTCCATTCAGCTGCAGGCCCAGTCTCCATCAGGCTCTCAGAAGCATCAGGCAGTCCAGGACCTTCCGGCAACCAACACCTTTGTAGGAACAGGGGGAGACGACAACTCCACAGGTTCAGACCAGTACTCTGATTACAGCTACAAGAACAGTCAACCGAAGTACAACAAACAG